In one Micromonospora polyrhachis genomic region, the following are encoded:
- a CDS encoding potassium channel family protein, which yields MIHFPVVRKGPLRALSLRLFAALVLVLVIVGVVYLDRDGYRDVNEDGMTLLDCFYYAVVTLSTTGYGDITPVSDSARWVNVLIVTPARVLFLIILVGTTLEVLTEQYRTSLRTTRWRRNVKDHVIVCGYGTKGRSAISALLETGFDKSRIIVVERNPTVVRQATSAGLVAIEGSATRSAVLDEAHVRNAKAVIIAADSDDASVLVTLTVRQLTVGQVRIIAAVREAENAPLLKQSGAHHVIVSSATAGRLLGLSTSAPPLIDVVEDLLSPGQGMALAMRSANRDEVGRSPRELETLVIALVRRGKVVSLADPGGGAIETGDMLVYVRDDRSPAPAAS from the coding sequence GTGATCCACTTTCCGGTCGTACGCAAGGGGCCCCTACGCGCGTTGAGCCTGCGGCTCTTCGCGGCGCTCGTCCTGGTGCTGGTCATCGTCGGGGTCGTCTACCTCGACCGAGACGGCTATCGGGACGTCAACGAAGACGGCATGACCCTGCTCGACTGCTTCTACTACGCCGTGGTCACGCTCTCGACCACCGGGTACGGCGACATCACCCCGGTGTCGGACAGCGCCCGATGGGTGAACGTCCTGATAGTTACCCCCGCCCGGGTGCTCTTCCTGATCATCCTGGTCGGCACCACCCTGGAAGTCCTGACCGAGCAGTACCGCACCAGCCTGCGCACGACGCGGTGGAGGAGGAACGTGAAGGACCACGTCATCGTCTGCGGCTACGGGACCAAGGGCCGCAGCGCCATCTCCGCCCTGCTGGAGACAGGCTTCGACAAGTCACGCATCATCGTGGTCGAGCGCAACCCCACCGTCGTACGACAGGCCACCTCGGCTGGGCTGGTCGCGATCGAAGGATCAGCCACCCGGTCGGCGGTGCTCGACGAGGCCCATGTCCGCAACGCCAAGGCGGTGATTATCGCGGCGGACTCCGACGACGCGTCCGTGCTGGTCACGTTGACCGTACGGCAGCTCACCGTCGGGCAGGTCCGGATCATCGCCGCCGTACGGGAGGCGGAGAACGCGCCACTGCTCAAGCAGAGCGGGGCGCACCACGTCATCGTCTCCTCGGCGACCGCCGGTCGACTGTTGGGGCTGTCCACCTCGGCACCGCCGCTCATCGACGTCGTCGAGGACCTGCTCTCCCCCGGCCAGGGCATGGCGCTGGCCATGCGCTCGGCCAACCGGGACGAGGTCGGCCGCTCCCCCCGGGAGTTGGAGACCCTGGTCATCGCCCTGGTTCGGCGCGGCAAGGTGGTCTCGCTGGCCGATCCGGGCGGTGGGGCGATCGAGACCGGCGACATGCTGGTCTACGTCCGCGACGACCGTTCACCCGCCCCGGCCGCCAGCTGA
- a CDS encoding 2-oxoacid:ferredoxin oxidoreductase subunit beta, with the protein MPEPVAVKLTTKDFKSDQEVRWCPGCGDYAILAAVQSFLPELGIPRERITFVSGIGCSSRFPYYMNTYGMHSIHGRAPAIATGLSVSRPDLSVWVVTGDGDALSIGGNHLIHALRRNVNLKILLFNNRIYGLTKGQYSPTSEVGKITKSTPVGSADAPFNPLSLALGAEATFVARTVDSDRKHLQSVLRAAAEHKGSAFVEIYQNCNIFNDGAFDQLKEPATRDDYLIRLEHGQPITFGKDGQFCVVHPPGGFGLAVRETASVSPDEILTHDAAVADPAYAFALSRLPDLDLRNTPIGVFRQVERPSYDEVVQEQVETAKAEATGTPEELLTELLHSGDTWTIN; encoded by the coding sequence ATGCCTGAGCCTGTCGCTGTCAAGCTCACCACCAAGGACTTCAAGTCCGACCAGGAGGTGCGCTGGTGCCCCGGCTGCGGTGACTACGCGATCCTCGCCGCGGTGCAGTCGTTCCTGCCGGAGTTGGGCATCCCCCGCGAGCGGATCACCTTCGTCTCCGGAATTGGTTGCTCGTCGCGCTTCCCGTACTACATGAACACGTACGGGATGCACTCGATCCACGGCCGCGCGCCGGCCATCGCCACCGGGCTGTCGGTGTCCCGGCCGGACCTGTCGGTCTGGGTGGTGACCGGTGACGGCGACGCGCTGTCGATCGGTGGCAACCACCTGATCCACGCGTTGCGTCGTAACGTCAACCTGAAGATCCTGCTCTTCAACAACCGGATCTACGGGCTGACCAAGGGCCAGTACTCCCCCACCTCCGAGGTCGGGAAGATCACCAAGTCGACTCCGGTCGGTTCGGCGGACGCCCCGTTCAACCCGTTGTCGTTGGCGTTGGGCGCGGAGGCCACCTTCGTGGCCCGCACCGTCGACTCGGACCGTAAGCACCTCCAGTCGGTGCTGCGGGCGGCGGCCGAGCACAAGGGCTCGGCGTTCGTGGAGATCTACCAGAACTGCAACATCTTCAACGACGGTGCCTTCGACCAGCTCAAGGAGCCGGCGACCCGGGACGACTACCTGATCCGCCTGGAGCACGGCCAGCCGATAACCTTCGGCAAGGACGGGCAGTTCTGCGTGGTGCACCCACCGGGCGGGTTCGGCCTGGCGGTCCGCGAGACCGCCTCGGTGTCACCCGACGAGATCCTCACCCACGACGCGGCGGTGGCCGACCCGGCGTACGCCTTCGCCCTGTCCCGGCTACCCGACCTCGACCTGCGGAACACCCCGATCGGCGTGTTCCGGCAGGTCGAACGCCCCTCCTACGACGAGGTGGTGCAGGAGCAGGTGGAGACCGCCAAGGCCGAGGCCACCGGTACGCCGGAAGAACTGCTCACCGAGTTGCTGCATTCCGGCGACACCTGGACGATCAACTAA